CCCGGTCGGCGTCGCAGCGGCACGACGGATGGCCGCCGGGGCCGGAGTGATTCCCTGGGTGATGGGCTCAGACAGCGAGATCCTGGACTGGGGCAGAGAGAAACGCCTCTTCACCCGAGCGCAACGCCTCGCGTTGGTGGAACGTGATGGCGGGTGCGCGATGTGCGGGCTGCCACCGGAGATGACGAAAGCGCACCACATCCGATGGTGGCGCCGCGATACTGGGCCGACGGACCTGTCCAACGGGGTGCTGCTGTGCGAGACATGTCACCACCGCATCCACGACAACGACTGGGAGATCCGCATCGACGGCACCGGCACCACCGCCCGGGTCTGGTTCACCCCGCCCCGCTGTGTCGACCCCGCGCGCACCCCACGGCTGGGCGGCAGGGCCCGCTTCGACATCGCGCCTGAGGTGCGCACGCGTCATCAGGACTCGTCGGCGACGATCTCGGCTTTGAAGCCGGCGGTGTTCTCCAGCCAGCCGGCGTAGTGATCCGGGCCTCCCGCGTGGGGGTAGCGCTCCGAGTACAGCGGTCGCCAGCCGTGCGCTGGAGCGGCAGCCATCATCGCATCGACACGGTCGGCGCCACCCGCCGCGAAAGCGAGGTGGTTCACCCCCGGCGCTCGGCGGTCATGCACCGAACCGGACAGAGTCGGCGACGTCGTGAGCGTGAGGTACACGCCGCCCGCTGACCAGGACTCGCCTTCGCTCCATTCGCTCGTGAGTGCGAAACCGAGCTCGCGCAACAACCAGCCCCACTCTGATCTCGCCTGCGCGAGGTCAGCGACCCAGATCTCCACGTGATGCAATCCCGACACGGAGCAAGTCTTGCAGCAGCACCCGCTCTCCTGAAACGACCAAGCCCTGCGCGCTCGGACAAGCCGGGTGCGTCCCCAGGCATGGATGCCGCACTCCTCGCCCCAGAATG
The sequence above is drawn from the Candidatus Microbacterium colombiense genome and encodes:
- a CDS encoding VOC family protein — translated: MSGLHHVEIWVADLAQARSEWGWLLRELGFALTSEWSEGESWSAGGVYLTLTTSPTLSGSVHDRRAPGVNHLAFAAGGADRVDAMMAAAPAHGWRPLYSERYPHAGGPDHYAGWLENTAGFKAEIVADES